A window from Armatimonas rosea encodes these proteins:
- a CDS encoding sulfatase-like hydrolase/transferase produces MQTKPNFVLFLTDDQPYNGLSCTSNSVLKSPHVDQLAAEGVLFDKAFVTTAICCCSRASLYTGQHMGRQGVEDFKTPLSAAQWQQTFPALLRKAGYRIHMSDNGTMDGAHGFDGKCLMYEESIHVPLIIRDPRLPRSTHGRRSQMALNIDLAPTILAMAGVPIPKSMQGSDLQPILRNAKAKGRDGLSIGRDDKTAVGDYTSPNPLLGTVMDVKVSTL; encoded by the coding sequence ATGCAAACAAAACCTAACTTCGTCCTCTTTCTCACCGATGACCAGCCTTACAATGGCCTGAGCTGTACCAGTAACTCTGTCCTAAAAAGCCCCCATGTCGACCAGCTCGCCGCCGAGGGCGTGCTCTTTGATAAGGCCTTTGTCACCACCGCGATCTGCTGCTGTAGCCGCGCGAGCCTCTACACCGGCCAGCACATGGGCCGCCAGGGAGTTGAGGACTTTAAGACCCCACTCTCGGCGGCGCAGTGGCAGCAGACCTTCCCCGCACTCCTGCGAAAAGCAGGCTACCGCATCCATATGTCCGACAATGGCACGATGGACGGTGCCCATGGCTTCGATGGGAAGTGTCTGATGTACGAGGAGTCGATCCATGTTCCGCTCATTATCCGCGACCCGCGCCTGCCAAGGTCGACGCATGGTCGCCGCTCACAGATGGCCCTCAATATAGATCTGGCTCCGACCATTCTGGCGATGGCGGGCGTCCCGATCCCGAAAAGTATGCAGGGCAGCGACCTCCAGCCGATCTTGAGGAACGCCAAGGCTAAGGGGCGCGATGGCCTGAGTATTGGCCGCGATGACAAGACGGCAGTGGGGGACTACACGTCCCCCAACCCGCTCTTAGGAACGGTCATGGACGTGAAAGTAAGCACTCTATGA